The DNA segment GCAGCGGGCAGTGCATCTGCTCGACCTGTCATATCTACGTGGAAGAACAATGGGCCGCGCGTTTGAAGCCGCGCGGCGAGGCCGAACAGGTGATGGTCGAGGACACCGGCCATTTCCTGCCGACCTCGCGCCTCGCCTGCCAGGTCGACTACGAGAACACGCTCGATGGGCTCAGGCTGACGCTCGCGCCCGAGTTCTGACGAGGGCCTCATCGAGCCCGCCGCCTGCGTGGTGCTGGACGCCGATGCCAGCGGCGACGCCACCGTGGCCGATACCTTGAAGCAGTCCGTGCGCGCCCGATTCGTGCACTACAAGTACTCGCGCCGGATCGAATTCCTGCCCGCGCGGCCCAACACCGCGACCGCTAAAATCCAACGCTTCAAATTGCGCGGCCCCGCCGTCGGAAGGCGGCGCGGCTAATCGTCGGTACCGTCCCGCGCAGGCTTGTACCCAACCCATGGGCAGCCC comes from the Pseudomonadota bacterium genome and includes:
- a CDS encoding 2Fe-2S iron-sulfur cluster binding domain-containing protein; its protein translation is MGTVYATDREGELHALPARRGVTLMEILRDANLPVEAICSGQCICSTCHIYVEEQWAARLKPRGEAEQVMVEDTGHFLPTSRLACQVDYENTLDGLRLTLAPEF